In a single window of the Nocardioides massiliensis genome:
- a CDS encoding inositol-3-phosphate synthase yields MGSVRVGIVGVGNCATSLVQGVEYYKDADPDGTVPGLMHVVFGDYHVRDVEFVAAFDVDAKKVGFDLSDAINNSENNTIRICDVPPTGVTVQRGPTLDGLGKYYLETIEEADAPAVDVVQALKDAQVDVLVSYLPVGSEEADKFYAQCAIDAGVAFVNALPVFIASDPEWAKKFEDAGVPIVGDDIKSQVGATITHRVMAKLFEDRGVALDRTYQLNVGGNMDFKNMLERDRLESKKVSKTQAVTSNLTGSLGGKTADDRNVHIGPSDYVAWLDDRKWAYVRLEGRAFGDVPLNLEYKLEVWDSPNSAGIIIDAVRAAKIAKDRGIGGPILSASAYLMKSPPVQMQDDLGRAELEKFIKGEV; encoded by the coding sequence ATGGGTTCGGTACGAGTAGGGATCGTCGGAGTCGGCAACTGCGCCACCTCCTTGGTCCAGGGTGTCGAGTACTACAAGGACGCCGACCCCGACGGCACGGTCCCCGGGCTCATGCACGTCGTGTTCGGTGACTACCACGTGCGTGACGTCGAGTTCGTCGCCGCGTTCGACGTCGACGCCAAGAAGGTCGGCTTCGACCTCTCGGATGCGATCAACAACTCCGAGAACAACACCATCCGCATCTGCGACGTCCCGCCGACCGGCGTGACCGTGCAGCGCGGGCCCACCCTCGACGGTCTGGGCAAGTACTACCTCGAGACCATCGAGGAGGCCGACGCGCCGGCCGTGGACGTGGTCCAGGCGCTCAAGGACGCGCAGGTCGACGTGCTGGTGTCCTACCTCCCGGTGGGTTCGGAGGAGGCCGACAAGTTCTACGCGCAGTGCGCGATCGACGCGGGTGTCGCGTTCGTCAACGCCCTGCCCGTCTTCATCGCCTCCGACCCGGAGTGGGCGAAGAAGTTCGAGGACGCCGGCGTCCCGATCGTCGGTGACGACATCAAGTCGCAGGTCGGTGCCACCATCACCCACCGCGTGATGGCGAAGCTGTTCGAGGACCGCGGCGTCGCGCTGGACCGCACCTACCAGCTCAACGTCGGCGGCAACATGGACTTCAAGAACATGCTCGAGCGCGACCGCCTGGAGTCCAAGAAGGTCTCGAAGACCCAGGCCGTGACGTCGAACCTCACCGGCTCGCTCGGCGGCAAGACCGCCGACGACCGCAACGTGCACATCGGCCCGTCGGACTACGTCGCCTGGCTCGACGACCGCAAGTGGGCCTACGTGCGCCTCGAGGGTCGCGCGTTCGGTGACGTCCCGCTGAACCTGGAGTACAAGCTCGAGGTCTGGGACTCCCCGAACTCCGCCGGCATCATCATCGACGCCGTCCGCGCGGCGAAGATCGCCAAGGACCGCGGCATCGGCGGTCCGATCCTGTCCGCCTCGGCCTACCTCATGAAGTCGCCGCCGGTCCAGATGCAGGACGACCTCGGTCGCGCCGAGTTGGAGAAGTTCATTAAGGGCGAGGTGTGA